Proteins encoded together in one uncultured Desulfosarcina sp. window:
- the tadA gene encoding tRNA adenosine(34) deaminase TadA, translating to MEHSHETFMQMAIDQALAAGQEDEVPVGAVIVDADQQVLASDHNRTIGNCDPSAHAEINVLRAAALRIQNYRLLSTTLYVTVEPCAMCMGAIVHARVKTLVFGAFDPKWGAAESLYQLGQDSRTNHRVEIIHGICEERCRCIIQDFFRMRRKRN from the coding sequence ATGGAACATTCTCACGAAACCTTCATGCAGATGGCCATCGATCAGGCCCTGGCCGCCGGACAAGAGGACGAGGTGCCGGTGGGCGCGGTGATCGTGGATGCCGACCAGCAGGTGCTCGCCAGCGACCACAACCGCACCATCGGAAACTGCGATCCATCGGCCCATGCGGAGATCAATGTACTGCGCGCCGCCGCCCTCCGCATTCAAAATTATCGTTTGTTAAGCACCACGCTCTATGTTACGGTTGAACCTTGTGCCATGTGCATGGGAGCCATTGTCCATGCCCGTGTGAAAACACTGGTCTTCGGCGCATTCGACCCCAAATGGGGAGCCGCCGAAAGCCTTTACCAATTGGGCCAGGACTCCCGTACCAACCATCGTGTCGAAATCATACATGGTATCTGTGAAGAGCGCTGCCGCTGCATCATCCAGGACTTTTTTCGAATGCGGCGCAAGCGCAACTGA